GTGAATGCATTCACAGCAATGCCTAACACTTCTGTATACTCCGCCAGCAAAGCCGCTCTGAATGCGTTGGGCCGCACTTTGAGCAATGAACTGGCAGTGAGGAACATCCGTGTGAACACCGTGAATCCCGGACCGATCAACACGCCTATTTTCGACAAACTGGGCATGGATGAAGATAGCCGCACCGCATTCAATAACCTGATAAAACAACGTGTTCCGCTGAACCGTTCGGGCGAGTCTTCAGAAGTGGCCAAGCTGGTTGCCTTCCTGGCTTCTTCAGACGCTTCGTTTATTACGGGCTCGGAATATACTATAGATGGAGGCATCTCCACTCAGCCATTGTTGGGTTAAGATTAGTAAGACTGCATAATTTTCATGATCCGTTGTGAACCCTGATTAATGCGTTTAAAACAATTGACAGAGCAATGCCGGGCAGTTTCGCACTGAACCCGGCTTTTTCTTTACATTCGGGTCTCCAAAACCATGCAAACATGATCATCAAAGAACCGGAAGCGCTGTATACCGTACGCTTTAGCGATTGTGATCCCTTTGGCCATCTCAACAATGCTTCTTATATCAACTATTTCATGAATGCCCGGGAAGATCACCTGGCTGCCACCTATAACATGCACCTGAAAGATTATGCTGTTAAAGGGGTGGGTTGGGTTGTAGCCCAGCACCAGATCTCTTACCTCAAACCTGCCTTTGTAGCAGAAAAAGTACACATCTTCTCCCGTGTACTGGAGTTTTCCAATAACCACATCCTCGTGGAAATGTGGATGACGGATGAAGCCAAAAAGAAAGTAAAATCCTTCCTCTGGTCCAAATTCGTACACATCGACCTGAAAACAGGTAAAAAAGCGGAACATGACGAAACCATGCTAAGCTTTCTGGCATCCATCCGGGTGGAACACAACGGTATTGATACTTTCGATCAAAGGGTGGGGGCTGTGCTTCAATCATTTTAAGGGACCAGGTAAAGCCTGTATAAAAGCATCGAAAAACCGGTGTTCTTCCGGGGTTGCTCCGGGGATGGCCCATGGATGGCCCATGGTTGAGCCGTACATGAATCAAAAAACCGGTCATTTCCGGCCAATTCGGCCAAAATGGCCAACTTCAATATTTCTGAGCAGATTTACCAGCCCCTTAAATAATTATTTGGCGAATTCCTCAAATTCTATACCTTTGCCTTGAGTTTAACCAAATGGTTAAACAAGGTAGTTAGATATGCAGACAACAAATACCACAGAGCAACAGATCATAGACGCTGCCAAGAAGATATTCATGCAAAAGGGCCTGGCAGGCGCCCGCATGCAGGATATTGCCGATGAAGCGGGTATCAATAAAGCCATGCTGCACTACTACTACCGCAGCAAGGATAAACTGTTCGACATGGTGTTCCAGGAGGCAATGGAGAACCTGCTGAAAAGGATCAATATCATCTTTAAGGGTGAAATGGCCTTCGAAGAAAAAGTAGCCGCAGCGGTGGATCATTACATTACTTTTCTGTCCGCCAATCCACACCTGCCTGTTTTTATTATCAACGAAATAAACCAGAACCCAGACAGGATTGTTGAAAGATTCGTGCATGCACCTGATTTTCCGGACATTAAGCAATTCATGAAAGAAATGCTGGTAGAAATGGAAAAAGGTACCATCCGCAGGATGAACCCCATGCAACTGATGATGAATACACTTAGCATGTGCATCTTCCCCTTCATCGCCAAACCCATGCTCAGCAATGTGTTCGGCATGAATGACCAGCAATACAGTGCACTGATGGAAGACCGGAAAAAATCTGTAACGGAGTTTATTTTAATGTCATTACGACCATAAATATTTTTTTGTCCTGCTATTAACCAAATAGTTAAATAAAATAGTTAGTTATGAAATTGATCCCTCCACTGTTGCTGCTACTGCTCTCTTTGCAGGTATCCGCACAGGAGCAGTTCTTAAGCCTGGACTCGGCGCAACAGTCGGCAAGGCGCAATTATCCCCTGCTGAAACAGAAGCAGGTGCTGGATAACATGACGCGGCTGCAGATACAGAATATCAAAACCAATTACCTGCCGCAGGTGGAATTGAACGGTCAGGCTACTTATCAGTCTGAAGTAACGCAGATCCCCATCAAACTGCCTGGCATGAACATCCCGGAATTATCCAAAGACCAGTACAAAGCCACCATAGACGTGAAGCAGTTATTGTACGATGGAGGCGCCACTGCAAACCAGCGGGAATTGCAGGAAGTAACTAAACTGGCAGAGCAGCAGAAGGTGGAAGTGGAATTATATAAGCTCCGCCAGCAGGTATTGCAAACCTATTTCAATGCCCTGCTTTGGGATGAGAATATTGCAGCGCGCGAAAAGATGATGGAGGAAGTGAAACAAAAGATGGAACGCCAGCAGGCAGGCGTTGATAACGGCACAATACTGGCCAGCCAGGTGGACATCCTCAAAGCAGAACTCTTAAAAACAGAGCAGCAGTTATTTGAAGCACAGACCGGCAAACGCGCAGCTATACAGGTGTTAAGCCTGCTCACCGGTAAAGAGTTGCCGGCACCTCTCAAACTACAATTACCACTTTCAGTCTCTAATCAAACGGAAGAATTACAGCGCCCTGAATTGCAACTCTATAAATATCAAACGAACGTATTGCAGCAGCAATCCAAACTCACCGGTACAAAAGCATTGCCAAAGGTAAGCGCCTTCGCACAGGGAGGATACGGCCGCCCGGGTTTGAATATGCTGGAAAATAAGTTTGATTTCTACTACATGACGGGTATCCGTTTTAACTGGACGTTGTGGAACTGGCGCTATAACAGAACAGAACGCGCCGTGTTGCAGCAGCAGGAGCAAAGCATCCAGGCACAGTCGGAAGCCTTTACGCTCAATACAAAGATGCAGCTGGTGCAGCAATCTTCAGAGATCAGCAATTTACAGCAGGCCGTGGAGAAAGATAAAGAGATTGTGCAACTGCGTACCAAAGTGAAAGAAGTATCTGCCGCGCAGCTGGATAATGGTGTACTCACAGTACATGATTATCTCACAGACCTGCATGCAGAAACGCAGGCCGTGATTGCACATAAAACACACGAGATCCAATGGGTGTATGCCACATTATATTACCAGGTCATTAAAGGATATTAAACATGAAAACAACCTTAACAGTTATATCACTGATCGTTTTATTCACGGCATGTAGATCAAAGGATGATGCTGCCGATGCCTACGGCAACTTTGAATCCACAGAGATCATTGTATCTGCGGAAGCCTCCGGCCGCCTGCTCAGTTTTGATGTGGAAGAAGGCGCGGTATTACAAGCCAATGCATT
This DNA window, taken from Chitinophaga niabensis, encodes the following:
- a CDS encoding acyl-CoA thioesterase, with product MIIKEPEALYTVRFSDCDPFGHLNNASYINYFMNAREDHLAATYNMHLKDYAVKGVGWVVAQHQISYLKPAFVAEKVHIFSRVLEFSNNHILVEMWMTDEAKKKVKSFLWSKFVHIDLKTGKKAEHDETMLSFLASIRVEHNGIDTFDQRVGAVLQSF
- a CDS encoding TetR family transcriptional regulator, with translation MQTTNTTEQQIIDAAKKIFMQKGLAGARMQDIADEAGINKAMLHYYYRSKDKLFDMVFQEAMENLLKRINIIFKGEMAFEEKVAAAVDHYITFLSANPHLPVFIINEINQNPDRIVERFVHAPDFPDIKQFMKEMLVEMEKGTIRRMNPMQLMMNTLSMCIFPFIAKPMLSNVFGMNDQQYSALMEDRKKSVTEFILMSLRP
- a CDS encoding TolC family protein, which produces MKLIPPLLLLLLSLQVSAQEQFLSLDSAQQSARRNYPLLKQKQVLDNMTRLQIQNIKTNYLPQVELNGQATYQSEVTQIPIKLPGMNIPELSKDQYKATIDVKQLLYDGGATANQRELQEVTKLAEQQKVEVELYKLRQQVLQTYFNALLWDENIAAREKMMEEVKQKMERQQAGVDNGTILASQVDILKAELLKTEQQLFEAQTGKRAAIQVLSLLTGKELPAPLKLQLPLSVSNQTEELQRPELQLYKYQTNVLQQQSKLTGTKALPKVSAFAQGGYGRPGLNMLENKFDFYYMTGIRFNWTLWNWRYNRTERAVLQQQEQSIQAQSEAFTLNTKMQLVQQSSEISNLQQAVEKDKEIVQLRTKVKEVSAAQLDNGVLTVHDYLTDLHAETQAVIAHKTHEIQWVYATLYYQVIKGY